From a region of the Mauremys mutica isolate MM-2020 ecotype Southern chromosome 12, ASM2049712v1, whole genome shotgun sequence genome:
- the LOC123345722 gene encoding killer cell lectin-like receptor subfamily F member 1 gives MNDTSVPISPAPEGSGCKLCPSDWLLHGDKCYWLSKKRKNWTGSRDDCLGKSSRMLVIQNQEEMEFIQNVTQDASYAWIGLKVTSPGGKWTWVDGSPLDPMLFSVSGSAEGNSCGWIGDNQIQSETCGAEFKWICQKEATVI, from the exons ATGAATGACACCTCTGTTCCCATCTCTCCCGCTCCAGAGGGCTCCGGGTGCAAACTCTGCCCCAGCGACTGGCTGCTGCATGGGGACAAGTGCTACTGGCTGTCTAAGAAGCGTAAAAACTGGACTGGGAGCCGTGACGACTGCTTGGGGAAGAGCTCTCGCATGCTCGTGATCCAGAACCAGGAGGAGATG GAGTTCATACAGAATGTTACACAAGATGCAAGCTACGCCTGGATTGGACTTAAAGTGACATCCCCAGGGGGGAAATGGACCTGGGTGGATGGTTCCCCATTAGATCCAATGCT CTTCTCAGTCTCAGGCTCTGCTGAagggaacagctgtggctggatAGGAGACAACCAGATTCAGTCTGAGACCTGTGGTGCTGAGTTCAAATGGATCTGCCAGAAAGAAGCTACCGTGATATAG